A single genomic interval of Daucus carota subsp. sativus chromosome 1, DH1 v3.0, whole genome shotgun sequence harbors:
- the LOC108205719 gene encoding QWRF motif-containing protein 2, which translates to MMVAAVSEAVSSNSSRNPKASPISDNPRRPPLLPSEKDNGINPKKPKSRQVTSRYLSPSPSTSNASPSTSNSRRCPSPLVSRNSANSLSTPATLPKRSVSVDRRRPFRPDLESKVGNVGEVSAATKMLVTSTRSLSVSFQGEAFSLPISKTKVAPASPNLSNVRKGTPERRRTNTPSRGKLDGGGDQVENSKPTDQHRWPARTRQPNSLARSVDCSGDLNSKLIGSGNVIRALQQSMNGESRRASFDGRLSLDLGNTEVMKSIEQTPDGKSLNLPSVSSDLTASDTDSVSSGSTSGVQECGGIPLRHNGPRGIVVSARFWQETNSRLRRLQDSGSPLATSPGSKSGVSPKFIQSKKFQCDSSLSSPRTMASPNRGGARPASPSKLTPYVASSPSRGMISPSRARHSVSSTINSHFSETPSVLSFAVDVRRGKVGENRLVDAHLLRLLYNRQLQWRFVNARTEATLLVQKRNAEKNLWNAWITISDLRDSVTKRRHRLQLLKQKLKLAAILREQNAFLEDWASLERNHSISLLGAIEALKASTLRLPVVGAIADIQSMKEAVSSALDVMQAMGSSICSLLLKVEELYSLVAELAQVCEKERSVLEQCKDFLSVLATMQVKYCSLRTHLLQYNHVPTT; encoded by the exons ATGATGGTAGCTGCTGTTTCTGAAGCAGTTTCAAGTAATTCATCAAGAAACCCAAAAGCAAGTCCAATTAGTGATAATCCAAGAAGACCCCCATTGTTACcttctgaaaaagataatggAATTAACCCAAAAAAACCCAAATCAAGACAAGTTACTTCGAGATATTTGTCCCCTTCACCTTCAACTTCTAATGCATCACCTTCTACTTCTAATTCAAGAAGATGTCCATCTCCTTTAGTTTCGAGAAATAGTGCCAATAGTTTGAGTACTCCTGCTACGCTTCCGAAAAGGTCAGTATCTGTGGACAGGAGAAGACCCTTTAGGCCGGATCTTGAGTCTAAAGTAGGCAATGTTGGTGAAGTTTCTGCTGCTACTAAGATGCTGGTAACTTCTACTAGGAGTTTGTCTGTTTCGTTCCAAGGGGAGGCATTTTCACTACCAATTAGTAAGACTAAAGTGGCTCCAGCTTCGCCTAATTTGAGTAATGTTAGGAAGGGTACGCCTGAGAGGAGAAGGACTAATACTCCATCAAGGGGGAAGCTTGATGGTGGTGGAGATCAAGTGGAGAATTCTAAGCCAACTGACCAGCATAGGTGGCCTGCCAGAACACGACAACCGAACTCTTTAGCCAGAAGTGTAGATTGTAGTGGTGACTTAAATAGTAAGCTAATTGGATCCGGGAATGTTATAAGAGCGCTTCAGCAGTCCATGAATGGTGAGAGTAGGAGGGCATCTTTTGATGGTAGATTAAGTCTCGATTTGGGGAATACTGAGGTTATGAAGTCAATTGAGCAAACCCCAGATGGTAAATCATTAAATTTGCCATCTGTCTCTTCTGATCTCACTGCATCAGATACAGACAGTGTCTCTTCTGGTAGCACCTCAGGAGTGCAAGAATGCGGTGGCATACCCCTTCGACATAATGGGCCTCGTGGGATTGTTGTATCAGCAAGGTTTTGGCAAGAAACTAATAGCCGGTTGAGGAGGTTGCAGGATTCTGGTTCACCATTAGCAACAAGTCCTGGGTCGAAATCGGGTGTCTCACCAAAATTTATTCAGTCAAAAAAGTTCCAGTGTGATAGTTCATTGTCATCACCACGCACAATGGCATCTCCTAATCGAGGAGGTGCTAGACCTGCATCACCTAGTAAGCTTACGCCATATGTGGCCTCATCGCCTTCAAGGGGGATGATCAGTCCATCTCGTGCCAGGCATTCAGTTAGTAGTACAATTAATAGTCATTTTAGTGAAACACCCTCGGTTCTCAGTTTTGCTGTTGACGTACGAAGGGGTAAAGTGGGGGAGAATCGTCTTGTTGATGCTCATCTCTTAAGGCTTCTCTACAACCGGCAATTACAGTGGCGCTTTGTAAATGCAAGGACCGAAGCTACATTGTTGGTGCAGAAACGCAATGCAGAG AAAAATCTATGGAATGCTTGGATAACAATCTCAGATCTTCGTGATTCTGTGACGAAAAGAAGGCACAGATTACAGTTATTGAAGCAAAAATTGAAATTAGCCGCTATCCTCAGGGAACAA AATGCTTTTCTAGAGGACTGGGCTTCCCTAGAGAGAAACCACTCTATTTCGTTGCTTGGCGCAATAGAAGCACTGAAGGCTAGCACTCTTCGGCTTCCAGTTGTCGGAGCAATA GCTGACATTCAAAGTATGAAAGAAGCTGTTAGTTCAGCACTTGATGTAATGCAGGCAATGGGATCCTCGATATGCTCACTTTTGTTGAAG GTGGAGGAACTGTATTCCTTGGTGGCTGAACTTGCACAAGTGTGTGAGAAAGAACGTTCTGTGCTGGAACAGTGCAAAGACTTTTTGTCTGTCCTAGCGACTATGCAG GTTAAGTACTGTAGCTTGAGAACACATTTATTACAGTATAATCATGTACCAACTACCTGA
- the LOC108209820 gene encoding small ribosomal subunit protein uS14z/uS14y/uS14x: protein MGHSNIWNAHPKTYGPGSRACRVCGNPHGIIRKYGIMCCRQCFKTNAKEIGFIKYR from the exons aTGGGGCACTCAAACATCTGGAACGCGCATCCCAAGACCTACGGCCCTGGCTCTCGCGCCTG CCGTGTTTGTGGAAATCCTCATGGGATAATTAGAAAGTATGGGATAATGTGCTGCAGACAGTGCTTTAAAACCAATGCCAAGGAAATCGGTTTCATCAAG TATCGTTAA
- the LOC108205328 gene encoding protein SYM1-like, with protein MAAGVLRNAVKHKFSGHYIQQRHSFSDRLTKTPGPTNPSHHYCQQTKAHYSRFPQFFYRKAKELDFSAPVNVFSSPFSSNSSVSRNGLVGWYLEMIKARPILTKSITSAIIYTVADFSSQKIVSPSSAPYDVVRTLRMAGYGMLILGPSLHFWFNFVSKALPKRDLLTTMTKIVMGQTLYGPLMTVVFFSVNASLQGENGEEIYARLRRDLVPTMISGVMYWPLCDFVTFKFIPVQLQPLVSNSFSYLWTVYMTYMASLDRADV; from the exons ATGGCCGCCGGAGTGCTGAGAAACGCCGTGAAACACAAATTTTCCGGCCACTATATCCAGCAAAGACATTCATTTTCCGACAGGCTCACCAAAACTCCGGGGCCCACCAACCCATCTCATCATTATTGTCAGCAAACTAAAGCTCATTACTCAAGGTTCCCTCAGTTTTTTTACAGAAAAGCCAAGGAGCTTGATTTCTCAGCTCCTGTTAATGTTTTTTCATCACCCTTTTCATCAAATTCATCAGTTTCGAGAAATGGGCTTGTGGGGTGGTACTTGGAGATGATCAAGGCTAGGCCCATTCTTACAAAGTCCATCACTTCTGCAATTATTTACACTGTTGCTGATTTTTCTTCTCAG AAAATTGTAAGTCCGTCTTCAGCGCCCTATGATGTAGTGCGAACACTGCGTATGGCTGGATATGGAATGCTAATATTAGGGCCATCTTTGCATTTCTGGTTCAATTTTGTATCTAAGGCCCTTCCAAAGCGAGATCTTCTTACCACAATGACAAAGATAGTCATGGGGCAAACTCTATATGGACCTCTTATGACTGTAGTATTCTTCTCAGTCAATGCAAGCTTACAAG GTGAAAATGGAGAGGAAATTTATGCTCGACTGAGGAGAGACTTGGTGCCTACAATGATAAGTGGTGTAATGTATTGGCCATTGTGTGATTTTGTGACATTCAAGTTCATTCCTGTTCAGTTGCAG CCTTTGGTGAGTAATTCATTTTCCTATCTTTGGACCGTGTACATGACATACATGGCAAGCTTAGACAGAGCAGATGTTTAG
- the LOC108205326 gene encoding uncharacterized protein LOC108205326 yields the protein MVASEKFTRVDTVELKDVMCRKIGRRRAEKYFAQLKNFFCLKVGKCEFDKSCMRILGKENLCLHNQLIRTILKNSCVSAVSPLRVRVQSLNSVPPSPHNGRSLANRDRGKFRDRPSPLGPLGKSQQSATELLSLGSRPPVEVVSVEDGEEVEQAAESPSIQSRSPFTAPLGILVNKGARKALSSGTQKKFQALTCQQTCELPDAKYLKNRLEQKLEMDGFNISVDCANVMNNGLDCYLKRLIEPCIRLAGSRCIKERLPHIIDQRLTGLKSTLPVTERFLEKPSNSTYASLLDFCVVMESNPCILGGDWPVLLEKACACAYEE from the coding sequence ATGGTGGCCAGTGAAAAGTTTACTCGAGTAGATACTGTAGAGCTGAAGGATGTTATGTGCAGGAAGATTGGGCGTCGAAGAGCAGAGAAATACTTTGCTCaacttaaaaatttcttttgtttaaAGGTTGGAAAGTGTGAATTTGATAAATCCTGTATGCGAATATTGGGTAAAGAGAATCTTTGCCTTCACAACCAGCTTATTCGGACCATCCTCAAGAATTCTTGTGTTAGTGCAGTTTCCCCGTTGAGGGTTAGAGTACAAAGTCTTAATTCAGTTCCTCCATCTCCTCATAATGGTAGATCTCTGGCAAATAGGGATCGGGGCAAGTTTCGTGACCGTCCAAGTCCTCTTGGACCTCTTGGAAAGAGTCAGCAAAGTGCAACTGAGCTACTTTCTCTTGGTAGCAGGCCTCCCGTTGAAGTTGTATCTGTGGAAGATGGTGAAGAAGTTGAGCAGGCTGCTGAAAGCCCGAGCATTCAAAGTAGAAGCCCTTTTACTGCTCCTTTGGGAATCCTAGTAAATAAGGGTGCACGTAAAGCACTTTCTAGTGGAACTCAAAAGAAGTTTCAAGCTTTGACCTGTCAACAAACTTGTGAGCTACCTGATGCTAAATATTTGAAGAATCGTCTGGAGCAGAAGCTGGAGATGGATGGCTTTAACATTTCCGTAGACTGTGCTAATGTGATGAATAATGGTTTGGATTGTTACCTGAAGAGATTGATAGAACCTTGTATTCGATTGGCGGGTTCGAGGTGTATAAAAGAGCGCCTTCCACATATAATTGATCAGAGATTAACTGGTTTGAAGTCAACGTTACCTGTGACAGAGAGATTTTTGGAAAAGCCATCCAACTCCACATATGCTTCTCTTCTAGACTTTTGTGTTGTAATGGAATCAAATCCATGCATACTCGGAGGAGACTGGCCAGTGCTACTTGAGAAGGCTTGTGCTTGTGCATATGAGGAATAA